The segment TTCCCTGAGAATGGAGGTTACGTCGTGTGGGTCTCCTCTGCTTTGGGACCGTTCTGGGGGTTTCAGCAAGGCTGGATGAAGTGGCTGAGTGGTGTTATAGATAACGCGCTGTATCCTGTTCTGTTTCTTGATTACTTGAAATCAGGAGTCCCTGCTTTAGGTAGCGGTTTGCCCAGAGTTGCAGCCATCTTGGTGTTGACTCTTATGCTTACTTACTTGAACTACAGGGGGCTAACTATAGTTGGTTGGGCTGCTGTGGCTATGGGTGTTTTCTCCATCCTTCCTTTTGCTGTCATGGGTTTGATTTCGATTCCGCAGCTTGAGCCTTCCAGATGGCTTGTGATGGACTTGGGGAATGTGAACTGGAACTTGTATCTAAACACGCTTTTCTGGAACCTAAACTACTGGGATTCGATCAGTACTCTAGCTGGTGAGGTGGAAAACCCGAACCAGACGCTTCCAAAGGCTTTGTACTATGGAGTGATCTTAGTCGCACTTTCTTACATCTTCCCTCTTTTGACTGGAACCGGTGCGATTCCGCTAGAGCGTGAGTTATGGACAGATGGGTACTTTTCTGATGTGGCTAAAGCTCTAGGTGGAGCGTGGTTAAGATGGTGGGTTCAAGCTGCTGCAGCAACGTCAAACATGGGAATGTTTTTAGCCGAGATGAGTAGTGACTCTTTCCAGCTTCTCGGAATGGCTGAGCGTGGTATGCTTCCCGAGTTCTTTGCCAAGAGGTCACGTTATGGAACACCGTTATTAGGGATTCTGTTCTCAGCTTCAGGCGTTTTGCTCTTGTCTTGGCTAAGCTTTCAAGAGATTGTAGCTGCGGAGAATTTGCTCTACTGCGTTGGTATGATCTTGGAGTTTATAGCGTTTGTTAGAATGAGGATGAAACACCCGGCTGCATCAAGACCATACAAGATACCTATCGGAACAGTAGGTTCTATCCTGATGTGTGTTCCTCCAACCTTACTGATCTGTGCGGTTGTAGCACTCTCGTCTCTTAAAGTAGCTGCGGTGAGCTTTGTGATGCTGATCATTGGTTTTGTGATGCATCCTTGTCTAAACCATATGGATCGAAAGAAAATTCTCAAGTTCTCCATCAGTTCTGACTTACCAGACCTTCAGCAGGAGACTCGGGAATGCCAAGAAACTCTGATACGTTAGGAGTGTGTTCTTCCTTTGTGTTTTTAAGTACAGAGCTTGGATAGCCATAGCCACGAAAAAACTCGAGTGTCATGGTAAGTTGTGTTTATTCACAAGCTTGTTCTAGTCTTAAACACGGTTTTAATAAGATGTGCAATGCTTgtatcttctcttcttttttggtCGTTGCCATAATCAATGTTTTAGTAAGAAGTTTTAAATTCCTGAATGACTGGAAAGAGACAAACTTAAAAGAAGCATCATTAGAAAATCCTATCTAGTATCGATGTTTGACCATTTCCTTGCCTGAAAACAAAGTTTGGTTGTGTCTCAATCACTTCGTAGGTTCCATCATCACCATCTCAGTCGCTTGTTTACTCAACTCTCTCAAGGATTCGTCCTCCATTATTTTTATCATAGGGATATGATATGGACAATCTTAAAACAGAGGACCACACTTTTTTCAGTTCTTTTAAAAGATGTGAGATCTATGAGAGTATGGGACTGTTTTAGTGTTTTGTCTTCTTAAAACATCCCTCAATCTTTGCAAATCTCGAGACGATAAGCCCTTGATCCTCTCACGGTTAGTGCTGTCTTCTCCACCTCTCATTAAACTTTGGGAGTAAGGATAGTTTCTTCCAAGCTCTCTATCTCGTCTCTTATTGTTTAGTTAATTCAGAAGGGAAGGATAATCACCATGAGAGACTATAACAACAGTGATGTTGCATCGCCTAAAGCAGCAACCAATTCTATAAAGAAAGTTTCCATGATACCACTCGTTTTCCTAATATTTTACGAGGTCTCAGGAGGTCCTTTTGGTGCAGAAGGAATTGTGAATGCAGCAGGTCCACTGTTAGCTCTTCTCGGCTTTATAATCTTCCCGTTCATTTGGTGTATCCCAGAGGCACTAATCACTGCAGAGATGAGCACAATGTTCCCAATAAACGGCGGTTTTGTGGTTTGGGTCTCCTCTGCCTTAGGACCCTTTTGGGGGTTCCAAGTAGGCTGGATGAAATGGCTATGCGGGGTCATCGACAACGCTCTGTATCCGGTTCTCTTCCTTGATTATCTAAAATCCGCTATACCGGTTTTATCTACCGGTTTGCCTAGAGTTGCCTCCATCTTGATCTTGACTCTATTGCTTACTTACCTAAACTACAGAGGACTAACCATTGTCGGTTGGACCGCGGTTCTTATGGGAGTCTTTACGATGCTCCCTTTCGCTGTAATGAGTCTCATTTCGATCCCAAATCTCCAGCCTTGGAGGTGGCTTGTTACAGATATAGGAGATGTGAAGTGGAACTTGTATCTAAACACTCTTTTCTGGAACTTAAACTACTGGGATTCTGTTAGTACACTAGCCGGTGAAGTGGCAAACCCGAAGCAAACACTTCCCAGGGCTTTGTGTTACAGTGTGATCTTTGTAACTCTTTCTAACTTCCTCCCTCTCTTGTCTGGAACCGGGGCTATACCGCTGAACCGCGAGCTATGGACCGATGGTTATTTAGCTGAAGTTGCAGGAGCCATCGGTGGAGGATGGTTGAGAGTGTGGGTTCAAGTGGCTGCAGCTACGTCGAACATGGGAATGTTCATAGCCGAGATGAGTAGCGACTCGTTTCAGCTTCTTGGAATGGCTGAGCTCGGTATGCTTCCTGAGGTTTTCGCCAAAAGGTCTCGTTACGGGACACCTTTGTTAGGGATTGTGTGCTCAGCTTCAGGTGTTTTGCTCTTGTCTGGATTGAGTTTTCAGGAGATTGTGGCTGCGGAGAATTTGCTTTACTGTGGTGGAATGGTTTTGGAGTTTGTTGCTTTTGTTAGGATGAGGATGAAGTATCCGGCTGCGTCGAGACCGTATAAGATACCTGCGGGAACCGTTGGTTCGGTTTTGATATGTGTTCCTCCCATTGTGCTGATATGTTTGGTTGTTGTTTTGTCGACTTTTAAAGTGGCTGTAGTGAGCTTTGTGATGGTGATGGTTGGTTTTGTGATGAAACCTTGTTTGGATCATATGGATCGAAAGAGATGGGTCAAATTCTCAGTCAGTTGCGATGTGCCTGAGTTTCAGAAGGAGAGTCAAGAAATGGAAGAATCTTTGTTACGTTAGGTCAGAGGaacatgttttttcttattgttCTATGTTCAAATGATTGTAAGTAAGTGTTTTGTTTGTTATTCGTCAAGGACCACCTGTACATGTGTTGTGTAAATAGGCTTGAACGTTCGGTTTGGATCCTATTATTCGGTTTTTGGTTAGTATCGATCAATACTCGGTTAATGAAAGTTTCACCGCAGTgaacttaaattttttaatttcagtTTAAAATCGGTTAAGAAATCAGGTATTTCGATTAACTTCGATTGAATCCGgttattttggttaaaaaaaagttatttgttTGGATCAGAAATGGGCCGATAGGTGAGAAGGCCCAATGTAAATGAGCGGCCCAATATGTAATAGTGAGCTCATTTTCAGAACTACTATCACTGAAGGGGGATCGAGACGACAAAACTGTTTCGTTGATGTCCGAgaaaaaaccctaaaccccaaaaGAAAATTGCGAGGAGAGGAAAATGAATGGTGTTTCTCGTCATCTTCGAGCTTCTCCACTTCCTTCGTTGATCCGCAGCTATGGTGGAATCAATTCAGTATGTCGATTTTCTTCTCAATCAGATGGCTCCTCTGGTTCGTCGTTTCCCCCCATCCTTATCTCTTGTCGATTTTGCTTTGTTCATTTTTGATTGGATCTAGAACGATGATGTGTAAATTTTTGATTCGTCAGATTAGGAATCTGTATAGTGTCTTTCTGTGGCACAAGTATAGTTTGTATATTGAGTGATTGGTTATTTTAATGTATTCTTGAACAGGTGGGAGATTCGGAGAGAAAGGACCAGTTCCTGGAGACTCTGAGAACAAGTCCGGCTTACCGGATCCTAATGCTTCCCCCTCCAAAAGTTTCAGTGAAATAAAAGCAGGCTTACTCAACACCGGAGGAAACGGTTCCTCCTCCTTCACTAGTTTCAGTGAAATGAGATCGGGTTTGTTAAACAAGATAGGCGACGGTGGCTACTCTGCTCCTCCTACCTTCAGAAATCCTCTGAGATCACGCTTACCAAACACCTTACCTTCTCAATCCGGTCAAGAAGGCTTACCCAGCTACCAAAGCTTCACTCAGTCTAACCTTCTCAAGGACAACTTCCGCACCGGAGGGATTTCCAAAGACCTGGACTTTGTTAGAGGAGTGATTGAAGAGGACGAAGGACGTAGAGCCACAGGGCTCTTCTCTCACTTCCATCGTCCAAACCTCGAGACCAACGCTGACATCATTCACATCAAGCTGCTGCGGAACAACACTTTTGTCACCGTTACTGACTCCAAAGGGAACGTCAAATGCAAGGCTACTTCTGGTAGTTTGCCTGATCTCAAAGGTGGGCGGAAGATGACGAGTTACACGGCTGATGCAACTGCTGAGAACATTGGGAGGAGAGTTAAGGCTATGGGTCTCAAGTCTGTGGTGGTTAAGGTCAATGGGTTTACTCAtttcaagaagaagagaaacgCTATTGTGGCGTTCAGAAGCGGTTACTCCAATTCAAGGAATGATCAGAATCCTATTGTGTACATCGAGGACACTACTAGGAAAGCTCATAATGGTTGCAGATTGCCAAGGAAACGTCGTGTGTGAGAGAAAAAGGAAACATGTTTGCAGATTTGCTTTTCTTGTTCTTTTATGGTCACTAGAGAAACCATTTCTTTTTGCAAATTGTCTCTTTGTTTGGTTGTTACTTTATAATCCTGATGAAAATTGGGGTTGAATCATATCGATTGCTTAATAATCCGGATCCGCATTTTTCTGTCTGATCAATCTATTTGAGTATGTTAAAATCCTTGCACACTTCTAAACTTCTTCTAGTCATCCACATTGATTAATAAATCAAGAAGCAGGACTAGCTCCACGCTGCAACGTGCAGCCAAAAACTTATACAACCGTGGCTTGCAAGAAATGGTCAAACCCCTAAATAACTCGGCTTTTCcacaatattttaaatctctGATGATGCCCAGTAAGTAGTCCTGGTAAGGTTTCTGTGTTGTCCCTCGATTACAAATTAGTTTAACTTAAATTAAGAATCAAACTCACAAACTCGTTGATATAGTTTTTGAAGAACACGTTGACATAGAAAAAAACATACTAATTTATACCATTGAGAATCCCAATTCCACCTTGATGACATCAAATACGATCTACTACTTAAGTCATCCAAACCCATGCTTTGCTAGGCGAGCGATGCTCCTTTGTATTGGCCATCCCAAGGAATTCCACGGATTCCTCAAACTTCCTGACCAAAACTACATTGGTTAACATATCAGAAAAATTCTTCACTCATATCACCTTGAGCGATAATATTTTTGATGAAGTGCAATTTTATGCTAATGTGTTTATTCATCTCATGATACACATTTTTCTTTGCTAGACACAATACATTTTGGAAGTCACACAATAGGCTCATGGTACAATAATTCTTTCTTTAcaaagaaatttttattggcCAACATGTgaactattttatattatttctttGTATTCAACTCTTATCGGATgcaaatattcataaatttccTATGACATCATCTGATAACTAACTCAATGAAATGATCCAATTTTACCACGAGGTGATACCAAATATACAATATCAGTATTTGTATATGTtgaaaatcttcattattttcTTCCAAAGCTTCTCTTTGTTTATGTAGGTGAATCGATTTTTAAATGATGAATTTATTCGTTATAAAATTTGCTGATGATTTCTCATTTTTTCTCATTTGATTGTCTTAAAAACCGGAAATTTTTTCTCCTCGATCATGGATCCATTTTTAAAATCCTTGTCGTAAGTTGGAGAAATCCAAATCAAAATacatgaaattttttattatgaaatCCTTGACGGAATAAAGCCAACACATATATTACTGGATAGGTGTTAGATAATGATTGGaaatagatttttatatttaagcaaaaaaaatagatatttgtaaagagaaataaaaataataatatttgaaaattgaaACGTTCAAATAATTTCTTGatgttattagaaaaataaGAACATAATTACAAACAAAAGATTAAAAACGCCAAAAATAAAGCTAACGTTGGCCCAAAATCATTGCAGAAAGGTGATTTTAATCACTTTTGGTAATTTGAGAGAGACAATGTGGTTTCAGAAACGTTTTAGGCATATAgtctaaataaaaatttatcattACGGGCTTTCCATatcccatatatattaaaagagaagcattacaacatttgaggtagccacgtgtcatcaccacaatgattcttagaatcattagagaaataggttggtccatttaaatatataataaaatttttattaaactaaccataaattaatatattaatgttttcaattctttccttaaataaaaattatggaattacctaatgtggctaaattatatataacaattaatgatttgaataataaagatttgatacaaATTAGTGTATTctctattatttttgtttagctttaagttactaaaataaattaaaaaaatcacattaaccacataataaaaatttagatttttttgtatatgttatattttgaactttaaaaaaaaaatctcacattaaattttttatgatccatgatttaattttttttatataacaagatacaaattattacaaaatcatGTAAGTAGAAAgtctcatatatattaatatcttttaattaaattatatacgatggaaaatacacaaaaattttaattttgaaatttgctttgaacaatttttttttgataaaatttctgAAGAAATACTAAcaactttatatttaaatattaaaatttgaattgaatgtttataaaaattataaattactaaaactttcAAAAACCAATCACAATGGAAATTTGTTATCAgcgtttaaatttttattataaaagatacaaataagTAGAATGCATCATTTAAcaatatatcaatattaaaaatatacttttttatctatgtatatattatgtcaatttaattatataaaatagaaaataaaaaactgaggattaataaaatttatttacgtATTTACACcagtttaattatatacgtaatagttattgactttttcattatccaatatatatacattattttataatatataaaagaacatatttctgctgtaaaaaaataaaaaataaaagaacataTTTGTTGCAGGCTGGGATTCAGACTACACGGATGGCTTGACTGAGGTTTGGTTTTTGATCGGTTTGGACAGATAGGACGGACGGACGATCGGCTAGGCGGCTGCGATGGAGGATTAGACCGGCTGATTTGTACCTGAAACAAAAGATGAacttttttatgagttttatggAGTTATATGAAGAACAGAAAGTAAACTATATGACAAATGATGAACTgaagaaaatatgatttttatggatttttatgattcaaaactaaatgatatggaaattgaaaacaaatcaaataagaaGGATAGAAAGATGGATGATGGGATCTTtgttgctggacgtgtgtctctctcaacaaggatCAGTGGTTGGTTAGATGACTGAAGATGGAATCCGGCTTGCTTGATATGTATCTCTTCCAAGCTGGATCGATGGATGGAGTGGATAGATGGATAtggattgactctctcaatcaatGGACAAACAGATGGTCTTGAATCACACAAGGCTCTCTGGATGTGGCTTCTTTAGGACTTAGTGAATCACACACAAAGAACTAGAGAAATAACAACAAAGAATacacaactttgtttaaaagaAAACGATTTCTTATTACTTTAAAAAGATGATCAAGGGTCCTTTACAATGAACTATGACCTGAGCTTATATAGGCTCGACACTGGGACTACTATAACGTTCCTATGACTCAAAAGGAAACTAAGTACACGAAAATTAAGTAGAAAAATCATAAGCTAGGCTCCTTGAAGATATCTAGCCGTTAGGCTTGATTTGAGCCTCTCCAAAAGGAAACTTGATTGAGCCTTGTATCTAGACAGCTTCTGGATATGCCCATGATCTGGAAGCCTTCCTGAAATACTCCTTAGTCCACATATGAAATAAAATGGCCGTTGGTCTTCAAAGAGTTGTAGTGAAAACCCATTTACTCCTCCTAGTGTGAACATGGCCGAAAAAGGAAAGTTGTTGGCCATGAAGATTCACCTGTTCCTCTGCATGCTGGTCCATCTAAAATCTTCTGGAATTTTTGGATCGTGTAGGGTATGTCTTGGTTGCCTGATCTCGATTTGGGAATGATTGGACCAACTGATTATGCAATCTTTCCATAATCGGCTCCTTATAACCAGGTTTGGGAAAATGGTTATATCTTCAACTTCACTGAGCCTTTTCTCCTGATTCTTGGCTTGTCGGATCCACAAAAGATCCCTCTTGAGATCCATAATTGATTTTGGCCCGCGCCGCTTCTTGGTTTGGCTGATTTTCTCTTCTAAGGGCCGATACTTGCAAACGGATGGGTTGGGAAACCTCcaacttgtaaaattcataacttcttcctcCATGAAGCTTTTCTTGTAATTCTAAGCTTCAGTGATGAATGATTGAGCTGGCCTTCTGTGAAAATTAGTTTCATGCCAAAATTCCTTCAGGTGGTTGAGATGCATTTCTTTGAATGAACCTTGGTCGCAGGTAGCTCTAGTGAGGTAGTTGTGGCAGTTGTTGCTTATCTGGCTGAGCATTGGTTCAGGTACGGTTTCTGTGCCCGCAACAATATTAtacgtaaaataatttatatatacgatgttcatcccgcgcaaggcgcggatcttaatcTAGTATCATATAAATATTGAGAAAATTCGTGTAACACCACATAATAGGAAATaagtttgtataaatatttaagtgatGGCAACCCAAAACAACTAGAAGAAAAATGAAGAGAAATCAATAGACAGTTCACCctaatttttttctcttctaTCCTTTAAAAGCCTCCTCCGCTGTTCGATGTTTTTCGATAACATTTCTCTGGTGTTGTGTCCCTTTAGCTTTCTTTTGTGGCTTTATGTCTTACCCTTTTGATCTATCATTTTatttaatactttttaaaaattacaccatcatataatttataattctaTTACATATGATGATCAACTACCTGCAATATATACAATACTGATGAACGCTATTGTGGCGTTCAGAAGCGGTTACTCCAATTCAAAGAATGATCAGAATCCTATAGTGTACATCGAGGACACTACTAGGAAATCTCATAATGGTTGCAGATTGCCAAGGAAACATTGGGTGTGAGAAAAAGGGAAACGTGTTTGCAGATTTGCTTTTGTTGTTCTTCAATGGTTACTAGAGAAACCATTTATTTTTGCAAATTGTCTCTTTGTTTGGTTATTACTTTAAAATCCTGATGAAATTTGGGGTCAAATCTTATCGATTGCTTAATAAACCGAATATTTTAAAACCGGATCCACATTTTTTTGTCTGACCAATCTATTTGAGTATGTGACAAATAGAACTCAAAACAGAACTGAATTAAACAAGGTTCTTACACAATCTGAGATAATGGGACCCAAGCCACAGTGATGAGTGGAATGCAAGAAGACATGTTACAGTCCATGCACACTTCTAAACCTCTTCTAGTCATCCAGACTGCAACGTGCAGCCAAAAACTTATACTACCGTAGCTTGCAGGAAATGGTCAAACCCTAAATAACTCAGCTTTTCcacaatattttaaatctctTATGACGCCCAGTATGTTTCATCGGAGTCCTGGTAAGGTTACTGTGTTGTTCCTCGATTACAAATTAGTTTAACTTAAAATAAGAATCAAACTTACAAACTCGTTGATATAGTTTTCGAAGAACTCGTCGACACAGATAAGAACATATGAATTTATACAATTGAGAATCCCAAATTCCACCTTGATAACATCAAATACGATCTACTACTTAAGTCATGAAAACAGAGACGGCCTTAGGCAAAGCAAAGCAAGCATCCGCTTGCGGCCACCAATTGCACTGGAAAATATAACCTTTAAAAAAAGCCAATAtttctgaaaaatatataaaatcagtcactttttttcttttcgattGCGGCCTTAAGTGAGTATGTGAATCTCAGGACCGGCTCTGCATGCAAACCCATACTTTGCCATGCGAGTGGTGCTCCCAAGGAAATCCACGGATTCCTCAAACTTCCTGACCAAAACTACATTGGTTAGAATATCAGCGaaattatttacatttatatCACCTTGAacgataatatttttaatgaagtGCAACTTTAATACTTTATGCTAATGTGTTTATTCTTCTCGCGATACACATTTTTCTTTGCTAGACACAATAAACTTTGAGAGACAACAATAGGCTCATGGTACGATAATTCTTTCTTTACAAGTAATTTTTTATTGGCTAACATGTGAAATATTTTCTATTCCTTCTTTGTATTCAACTCTTATCGAATgcaaatattcataaatttctGATGATGCATCATCTGATAACTAACTCTATGAAATGATCCATTTTTTCCACGAGGTGATACCAAATATACAATATCAATATTTGTATATGTtgaaaatcttcattattttcTTGTAAAACTTCTCTTTGTTTATGTAGGTGAATCAATTAAATCCTTTTAAATTCGCTAATGATTCCCCATTTTTTCTCATTTAATCTGTCTTCGAAACCGGAATGTTTTCTCCTCTATCATGGATCCATTCTTAAAATCCTTGCCACAAGTTGGAGAAATCCAAATCAAAGACATGAACTTTTTGACTGTGAAATCTTTGACGGAATAAAGCCGAAACATATATTACTGGATTGGTGTTAGATTACGGTTGGAAagagatttttatatttaagcaaaaaaaagagatttttatatttaagcaaaaaaagagatttttataaagaaaaataaaaataaaaatatctgaaaattgAAACGTTCAAATCAGTACTTGatgttatagaaaaataaaaacgtaATTACAAGCAAAAGataaaaaagcaaaaaataaaGCCAAAGTTGAAGCTGAAGTTGGCCCAAAGTCATTGCAGACTTCTGAAATGTTTTAAGCTTAGAGCCCACATAAGAGGGACGATGCGGTTTTTGAAATGTTTTAAGCTTAGAGCCCACATAAAAATTTATCATTACGTGTTTTccatatatcatataaataatgaGAAAATCCGTGTAACGTCACCTTAATAGGAAATCagtttgtataaatatttaaatgatgACAACCCAACAAATAgaagaaaaatgaagaaaaatacgAATAGACAGTTCGCCctaatttttctctcttctctttcatcCTTTAAAAGCCTCCTCCGCCGTTTCGGTGTTTTTCGATAAGCTTTCGATAACTTTTCTCTAATGTTGCGCCCCTTTAGCTTTCTTCTGTGTCTTTATGTCTCTCTTTTGATCTATGATTTTCTTTAACATTGGGTAACAATTACACCATCATATAATCTCTAATTCTATTACATATTAATGATCAACTACCTGCAGCATATGCAATACTGATAAGCAACTCCACAGATAATGATTTCACGATGAAGCTTTCCCCAAAACACTTGGATTCACGCACGGTTCTACATGTGCAACTCCTTTGATGGGCGTACTCTCTCTCTCAGACGACCACTCTACTTGGAACCTCCAATAAGTTTTTCATCTTATAATCTACAATAAGCTGTATTGTTTTGGATTTCTACACCCCAGGCACAGGTGTATAATTAACCAATAAGCCACAGTGCTTCTACACCTTTTTGATCTATCTTTTGATGGGGTTTCACCCTTTTCTCACTTGTTTTTAGTTGATTGGAGCCTTCACATTGACTTTGCGAAAAAGAATTTAATTTGGGGACAAATATGTGTCTTATTTATGGTtgtgtttaaatattttgtcaaaTTATGATGTTGTGGTGTTGCAGATTTTGGATCTCGTTGGTTCAAGCTTGGTGATCCTTTGTGGCATGGATCTATTCTATTCGGAGTTATGTGGATGTATTTGGCT is part of the Brassica rapa cultivar Chiifu-401-42 chromosome A09, CAAS_Brap_v3.01, whole genome shotgun sequence genome and harbors:
- the LOC103840216 gene encoding probable polyamine transporter At1g31830 isoform X1 — translated: MQKRRIITVNPSSASVEMSHFSSNNEAPYSTVVDDDTPSPSPKAATDKIRKVSMLPLIFLIFYEVSGGPFGVEDSVNAAGPLLALLGFVIFPFIWSIPEALITAEMGTMFPENGGYVVWVSSALGPFWGFQQGWMKWLSGVIDNALYPVLFLDYLKSGVPALGSGLPRVAAILVLTLMLTYLNYRGLTIVGWAAVAMGVFSILPFAVMGLISIPQLEPSRWLVMDLGNVNWNLYLNTLFWNLNYWDSISTLAGEVENPNQTLPKALYYGVILVALSYIFPLLTGTGAIPLERELWTDGYFSDVAKALGGAWLRWWVQAAAATSNMGMFLAEMSSDSFQLLGMAERGMLPEFFAKRSRYGTPLLGILFSASGVLLLSWLSFQEIVAAENLLYCVGMILEFIAFVRMRMKHPAASRPYKIPIGTVGSILMCVPPTLLICAVVALSSLKVAAVSFVMLIIGFVMHPCLNHMDRKKILKFSISSDLPDLQQETRECQETLIR
- the LOC103840216 gene encoding probable polyamine transporter At1g31830 isoform X2: MSHFSSNNEAPYSTVVDDDTPSPSPKAATDKIRKVSMLPLIFLIFYEVSGGPFGVEDSVNAAGPLLALLGFVIFPFIWSIPEALITAEMGTMFPENGGYVVWVSSALGPFWGFQQGWMKWLSGVIDNALYPVLFLDYLKSGVPALGSGLPRVAAILVLTLMLTYLNYRGLTIVGWAAVAMGVFSILPFAVMGLISIPQLEPSRWLVMDLGNVNWNLYLNTLFWNLNYWDSISTLAGEVENPNQTLPKALYYGVILVALSYIFPLLTGTGAIPLERELWTDGYFSDVAKALGGAWLRWWVQAAAATSNMGMFLAEMSSDSFQLLGMAERGMLPEFFAKRSRYGTPLLGILFSASGVLLLSWLSFQEIVAAENLLYCVGMILEFIAFVRMRMKHPAASRPYKIPIGTVGSILMCVPPTLLICAVVALSSLKVAAVSFVMLIIGFVMHPCLNHMDRKKILKFSISSDLPDLQQETRECQETLIR
- the LOC103840215 gene encoding probable polyamine transporter At1g31820, encoding MRDYNNSDVASPKAATNSIKKVSMIPLVFLIFYEVSGGPFGAEGIVNAAGPLLALLGFIIFPFIWCIPEALITAEMSTMFPINGGFVVWVSSALGPFWGFQVGWMKWLCGVIDNALYPVLFLDYLKSAIPVLSTGLPRVASILILTLLLTYLNYRGLTIVGWTAVLMGVFTMLPFAVMSLISIPNLQPWRWLVTDIGDVKWNLYLNTLFWNLNYWDSVSTLAGEVANPKQTLPRALCYSVIFVTLSNFLPLLSGTGAIPLNRELWTDGYLAEVAGAIGGGWLRVWVQVAAATSNMGMFIAEMSSDSFQLLGMAELGMLPEVFAKRSRYGTPLLGIVCSASGVLLLSGLSFQEIVAAENLLYCGGMVLEFVAFVRMRMKYPAASRPYKIPAGTVGSVLICVPPIVLICLVVVLSTFKVAVVSFVMVMVGFVMKPCLDHMDRKRWVKFSVSCDVPEFQKESQEMEESLLR
- the LOC103840218 gene encoding probable ribosomal protein S11, mitochondrial, producing MNGVSRHLRASPLPSLIRSYGGINSVCRFSSQSDGSSGGRFGEKGPVPGDSENKSGLPDPNASPSKSFSEIKAGLLNTGGNGSSSFTSFSEMRSGLLNKIGDGGYSAPPTFRNPLRSRLPNTLPSQSGQEGLPSYQSFTQSNLLKDNFRTGGISKDLDFVRGVIEEDEGRRATGLFSHFHRPNLETNADIIHIKLLRNNTFVTVTDSKGNVKCKATSGSLPDLKGGRKMTSYTADATAENIGRRVKAMGLKSVVVKVNGFTHFKKKRNAIVAFRSGYSNSRNDQNPIVYIEDTTRKAHNGCRLPRKRRV